A single genomic interval of Helicoverpa armigera isolate CAAS_96S chromosome 13, ASM3070526v1, whole genome shotgun sequence harbors:
- the LOC135117710 gene encoding gem-associated protein 8-like translates to MFFQPPEEEAICSKSKALKHNTKSRRQKKLRRKNKLKAIKKDQHKKHTRSPIPITMSSWAENFTSAATWQLKHQVAFWKSKATALEYENKLLHDIIRKNCLNGTNSANSSNTNSDQEDVEEEYFGHENEVEESGDGEIEVSEEFIQFLRENKKYRDDAKRERERLRALNDDQGQIEEMEAGPAQITEDPQDALKRLYGKDWERISALETSLRSQFINICDREKPIYWPNIPFNFNLG, encoded by the coding sequence atgtttttccaACCACCCGAAGAAGAAGCGATTTGTAGTAAAAGTAAAGCGTTAAAACACAACACTAAAAGTCGACGTCAGAAGAAATTGAGAcgcaaaaacaaattgaaggCCATTAAAAAGGATCAACATAAGAAGCACACGAGGTCTCCGATACCAATAACAATGTCATCGTGGGCTGAGAACTTTACGAGCGCTGCAACATGGCAACTGAAGCACCAAGTAGCGTTTTGGAAGTCAAAAGCGACAGCATTAGAGTACGAAAACAAGTTATTACACGATATAATACGTAAAAACTGCTTGAATGGAACCAATTCTGCGAACAGTTCCAATACAAATTCTGATCAGGAAGACGTTGAAGAAGAGTATTTTGGACATGAAAATGAGGTTGAAGAGAGCGGAGACGGAGAGATAGAGGTTAGTGAAGAGTTCATACAGTTCCTGAGAGAGAATAAGAAGTACAGAGATGATGCAAAGAGAGAAAGGGAAAGACTTAGAGCTTTGAATGATGACCAGGGTCAGATAGAGGAAATGGAGGCAGGACCTGCACAGATAACAGAAGATCCACAGGACGCACTAAAGAGGTTATATGGAAAAGATTGGGAAAGAATATCTGCATTGGAAACGTCTTTACGTTCACAGTTTATCAATATCTGTGATCGCGAGAAACCGATATATTGGCCTAATATaccttttaattttaacttgggttaa